Proteins encoded together in one Porites lutea chromosome 2, jaPorLute2.1, whole genome shotgun sequence window:
- the LOC140928843 gene encoding uncharacterized protein isoform X1 codes for MEGEGVYGAAHDLGVEWIIIKGVSDFADGTTSETNSWRPFASLMAASLVAHILKNPIIFENWGHYNDGKSSLLSSLGERVLQSSHRGHASQSNDSKMPVSSGKVIKDGVPTSDVLQHLSLKLGTSWKPLARCLKFDKASITVFHKENEEFTEKALSMLQKWKAKYGSGATFRFLHNALCDERVCQRELAEQFCYC; via the exons ATGGAAGGAGAAG GTGTTTACGGAGCAGCACATGACCTGGGTGTTGAGTGGATAATTATAAAAGGCGTGTCGGACTTCGCAGATGGCACGACGTCCGAGACAAATTCATGGAGACCCTTTGCGAGTTTAATGGCTGCTTCCTTAGTTGCTCATATTCTCAAAAATCCAATTATTTTTGAGAACTGGGGTCATTATAATGATGGAAAATCAAGTCTTCTTTCCTCCTTAG GTGAACGTGTACTACAATCCAGTCATAGGGGACATGCGTCACAATCCAACGACAGCAAGATGCCTGTGTCTAGTGGAAAAG TCATCAAAGATGGTGTCCCCACAAGCGATGTCTTACAACATTTGTCCTTGAAGCTAGGGACATCGTGGAAGCCTTTAGCTCGGTGTCTCAAATTCGATAAAGCAAGTATTACTGTTTTTCACAAAGAGAACGAGGAATTCACAGAAAAAGCATTAAGTATGTTGCAGAAGTGGAAAGCGAAGTATGGTTCAGGAGCAACCTTCAGATTCTTGCATAACGCCTTATGTGATGAACGTGTATGCCAAAGGGAATTAGCAGAACAGTTTTGCTACTGTTAG
- the LOC140928843 gene encoding uncharacterized protein isoform X2, with protein sequence MEGEGVYGAAHDLGVEWIIIKGVSDFADGTTSETNSWRPFASLMAASLVAHILKNPIIFENWGHYNDGKSSLLSSLVIKDGVPTSDVLQHLSLKLGTSWKPLARCLKFDKASITVFHKENEEFTEKALSMLQKWKAKYGSGATFRFLHNALCDERVCQRELAEQFCYC encoded by the exons ATGGAAGGAGAAG GTGTTTACGGAGCAGCACATGACCTGGGTGTTGAGTGGATAATTATAAAAGGCGTGTCGGACTTCGCAGATGGCACGACGTCCGAGACAAATTCATGGAGACCCTTTGCGAGTTTAATGGCTGCTTCCTTAGTTGCTCATATTCTCAAAAATCCAATTATTTTTGAGAACTGGGGTCATTATAATGATGGAAAATCAAGTCTTCTTTCCTCCTTAG TCATCAAAGATGGTGTCCCCACAAGCGATGTCTTACAACATTTGTCCTTGAAGCTAGGGACATCGTGGAAGCCTTTAGCTCGGTGTCTCAAATTCGATAAAGCAAGTATTACTGTTTTTCACAAAGAGAACGAGGAATTCACAGAAAAAGCATTAAGTATGTTGCAGAAGTGGAAAGCGAAGTATGGTTCAGGAGCAACCTTCAGATTCTTGCATAACGCCTTATGTGATGAACGTGTATGCCAAAGGGAATTAGCAGAACAGTTTTGCTACTGTTAG
- the LOC140928834 gene encoding lactosylceramide 1,3-N-acetyl-beta-D-glucosaminyltransferase A-like produces the protein MNIRLRAIVNRTCFTKGKRQWMGLFIPLAIIGVELVVLASFYDKRKQNVRNNFESQYHEFVQGRTSFDAKSSTANEPEIFSKSPLLHGAKLKDFKDNLLSQRKFASRRNDDSVMLPMIQSSCSQFNFSFASPVLEPNFDDREEVFLLTLIMSGVGKRSFKDRRNAIRRTWLRNITLNSKELKHVFLLGRSDDPEIELETRREALYYNDILVLNSTDNYDNLIIKVLSGFRWAFLQVKPQFILKADDDVYIRLPLLTKWLNESTSENFYGGRVYGDGAPVRRFEDEENANAVAKDCYPEERFPPYSAGPFYVISSSIVPSLFRSMQTWKVFPVEDAYLGVLAKASNVKPVKIPGFQVDDNITYHDNCLWASVIAAGHHFDVSHLHYVNAKLWEVEQLELSPIYNYCRLHQIITFMEMVVLHLALLGTVLVAVVLIFRQYLRKCHVNDL, from the coding sequence ATGAATATTCGGCTACGAGCAATCGTTAATCGAACTTGCTTCACGAAAGGAAAAAGGCAATGGATGGGGTTATTTATCCCTCTTGCTATTATTGGAGTGGAACTTGTTGTTTTGGCGAGCTTTTATGATAAGCGGAAACAGAATGTTCGCAACAATTTCGAATCGCAGTACCACGAGTTTGTGCAGGGAAGGACATCTTTTGACGCGAAATCGTCCACAGCAAATGAGCCGGAAATCTTTTCCAAGTCACCCTTGTTGCATGGTGCCAAATTAAAAGATTTCAAGGACAATCTTTTGTCACAAAGAAAGTTTGCGTCTCGCAGAAATGATGATTCTGTTATGTTGCCAATGATTCAGTCTAGTTGCTCGCAGTTTAATTTCTCGTTTGCTTCTCCAGTTTTGGAACCGAATTTCGACGATCGCGAGGAAGTATTTCTTCTTACTCTTATCATGTCTGGGGTTGGTAAGCGGTCCTTTAAAGATCGCAGAAACGCCATTCGTCGCACGTGGCTAAGGAACATAACTTTAAATTCCAAAGAGTTGAAacatgtttttcttctgggcAGAAGTGATGATCCAGAAATAGAATTGGAAACAAGACGCGAGGCCCTTTATTACAATGATATTTTAGTGTTAAACTCTACGGATAACTACGATAATTTAATTATCAAAGTTTTGTCGGGATTTCGCTGGGCCTTTTTGCAAGTCAAGCCACAGTTTATTCTGAAAGCAGATGACGATGTTTACATCCGTCTACCACTCCTAACGAAGTGGTTGAATGAATCAACTAGTGAGAATTTTTATGGTGGTCGGGTTTATGGTGACGGAGCACCCGTTCGAAGATTCGAGGACGAAGAAAATGCAAATGCTGTTGCTAAAGACTGTTACCCCGAAGAGCGTTTTCCACCGTATTCTGCTGGACCGTTTTACGTAATATCCTCAAGTATTGTGCCATCTTTATTTCGGAGCATGCAAACGTGGAAAGTCTTCCCAGTTGAGGATGCTTACCTAGGAGTTCTGGCGAAAGCAAGTAACGTTAAGCCCGTAAAAATACCTGGATTTCAGGTCGATGACAACATCACATATCACGACAATTGTCTCTGGGCTTCGGTAATTGCTGCAGGCCACCATTTTGATGTCTCTCATTTACACTACGTTAATGCCAAGCTGTGGGAAGTGGAGCAACTTGAGCTGTCTCCAATTTACAATTATTGCCGTTTACATCAAATAATTACATTCATGGAAATGGTGGTTTTGCATTTGGCTTTGTTAGGGACTGTTTTGGTGGCTGTTGTTCTGATATTTCGACAATACCTCAGAAAATGTCATGTAAATGATCTTTAG
- the LOC140927103 gene encoding tRNA (cytosine(38)-C(5))-methyltransferase-like has product MADGSVLRVVEFYSGVGGMHFALKGKGGSFPSEVVAAMEINTTANQVYQLNFSDTNLLQKNIEGLTAQEIDKLSANVFLMSPPCQPFTRVGHQGASKDPRMKSFLHILELLPKLAKPPDYILMENVKGFESSGTREHFVGTLKACGYHYQEFLLSPIQFGIPNSRLRYYLLAKKKPLQFFFSTRDKIMETLPSYTTHSYMTLDQNFQSDNERPVGSLAMASEPRAVSDKQGTTQESVMNSTDRKDNSVCVTCLQARSEGNLCAEDAVFNSTETFKPLNCRRIDNFLEKNKDYNYYEEFMLPDKVLSKFALVLDIVTHQSDRSCCFTKAYGHYAEGTGSVLKMADIDDTEIFNRYRDLKDGEQKSKLLTVLKLRYFTPREVANLHGFPAEFRFPPSVTVKQQYRLLGNSLNVHVVSELLRCLFQVPVCNVNSSDQ; this is encoded by the exons ATGGCGGACGGTTCCGTTCTTCGTGTCGTTGAATTTTACAGCGGAGTTGGTGGAATGCATTTCGCTTTGAAGGGTAAAG GTGGCAGTTTCCCTAGTgaagtagtagcagcaatggaAATCAACACCACAGCAAACCAAGTGTACCAACTTAATTTCAGTGACACAAACTTGCTTCAAAAGAATATTGAG ggtttgacagctcaagagatTGATAAACTATCAGCCAATGTGTTTCTTATGTCACCTCCATGTCAGCCTTTTACAAG GGTTGGTCATCAAGGTGCATCAAAAGATCCCAGAATGAAAAGCTTTCTTCACATTCTTGAGCTTTTACCTAA ATTGGCTAAACCTCCTGATTATATCTTGATGGAGAACGTCAAAGGATTTGAGTCATCAGGTACAAG GGAACATTTTGTGGGAACACTGAAGGCTTGTGGATACCATTATCAG gaatTCTTGTTATCTCCAATTCAG TTTGGAATCCCGAACTCTCGATTGAGGTACTATCTTTTGGCCAAAAAGAAGCCGCTCCAATTTTTCTTCTCAACCCGTGATAAG ATTATGGAGACCCTACCCTCATATACAACACACAGCTATATGACCTTGgatcaaaattttcaaagtgACAACGAAAGGCCCGTTGGATCACTAGCGATGGCAAGTGAACCTAGGGCAGTTAGCGACAAACAGGGAACAACGCAAGAAAGCGTTATGAACAGTACTGACAGAAAAGACAACTCTGTATGCGTTACGTGTCTCCAAGCTAGAAGTGAAGGGAATTTATGTGCAGAAGACGCTGTGTTTAATTCCACAGAAACTTTTAAGCCTTTGAACTGTCGAAGAATTGACAATTTCctcgaaaaaaacaaagattatAATTACTATGAAGAGTTTATGTTACCAGATAAAGTTTTGAGCAAATTTGCTCTTGTTTTAG ATATTGTGACACATCAATCCGATCGTTCTTGTTGCTTTACAAAAGC GTATGGACATTACGCTGAAGGAACAGGCTCAGTTCTCAAAATGGCAGATATTGAT GACACAGAGATCTTTAACAGATACAGAGATCTTAAGGATGGGGAACAGAAATCTAAATTGCTGACTGTGTTGAAGCTAAGGTACTTTACTCCGCGCGAGGTGGCCAATCTTCACGGATTTCCTGCTGAATTTC GCTTCCCTCCGTCAGTGACTGTCAAACAACAGTATCGCCTGCTGGGAAACAGTCTAAATGTTCACGTGGTGTCTGAGCTCCTTCGCTGTCTGTTCCAGGTCCCCGTATGTAATGTGAACAGTAGTGACCAGTGA